Proteins from a genomic interval of Salmo salar chromosome ssa14, Ssal_v3.1, whole genome shotgun sequence:
- the LOC106570647 gene encoding LOW QUALITY PROTEIN: 60S ribosomal protein L14 (The sequence of the model RefSeq protein was modified relative to this genomic sequence to represent the inferred CDS: inserted 1 base in 1 codon), producing MPNCNQVKTLVFKRYVEIGRVAYISFXPHAGSLVAIVDVIDQNRALVDGPCTGVKRQSMPFKCMQLTDYVIKVPHSARQKFVRRAWEKAQVTEKWAESNWAKKIEARQKRAQMSDFDRFKVMKAKKMRNKVIKHEVKRLQKEAAKKA from the exons aTGCCCAACTGcaatcaggtcaagaccctg GTGTTCAAGCGCTACGTTGAGATTGGCCGTGTTGCTTACATCTCTT GGCCCCACGCAGGCAGCCTGGTGGCCATCGTCGATGTCATCGACCAAAACAGA GCATTGGTGGATGGTCCCTGCACAGGGGTGAAGAGACAGTCAATGCCTTTCAAGTGCATGCAGCTCACTGACTACGTCATTAAAGTCCCACACAG CGCTCGTCAGAAGTTTGTGAGACGTGCCTGGGAGAAGGCCCAAGTCACTGAGAAGTGGGCAGAAAGCAACTGGGCCAAGAAGATCGAAGCCAGGCAAAAG AGGGCACAGATGTCCGACTTTGATCGCTTCAAGGTGATGAAGGCCAAAAAGATG AGGAACAAGGTCATCAAGCATGAGGTGAAAAGGCTGCAGAAAGAGGCAGCGAAGAAGGCGTGA